One Arthrobacter sp. Marseille-P9274 genomic region harbors:
- a CDS encoding spermidine synthase, with translation MAPARPGPRRRQREAPGAEGPVEGRYEISSGTAELVRDFDGGDAWLLKINGVQSSHIVIGEPERLDFEYMRWMAALVESTWDREAPLRALHLGGGACSMARYLAACYPRARQVVVEIDAKLAELVRHWFDIPKAPLVRIRVGEAREVTESLSPGSRDLIIRDVFAGSRTPEPLTTLQFTEAARRVLAPGGIYLVNCGDAPTLQRARAEAATIGRVFPHQVIIADPPMLKGRRYGNVIIAGSDVPLGQDPQLVRRLLGGAVPATLWQEDDVAGFAHGSIVLEDWTPPSTAT, from the coding sequence ATAGCACCTGCACGGCCGGGCCCTCGGCGCCGGCAGCGCGAGGCCCCCGGCGCCGAGGGGCCGGTGGAGGGCCGCTACGAAATCTCCTCCGGGACGGCCGAGCTGGTCCGGGACTTCGACGGTGGCGATGCCTGGCTGCTGAAGATCAACGGCGTCCAGTCCTCGCACATCGTCATCGGCGAGCCCGAGCGGCTCGATTTCGAGTACATGCGGTGGATGGCCGCGCTGGTCGAGTCCACGTGGGACCGGGAGGCGCCGCTGCGCGCGCTGCACCTGGGCGGCGGCGCCTGCTCGATGGCCCGCTACCTCGCCGCGTGCTACCCGCGGGCCCGGCAGGTCGTCGTCGAAATCGATGCGAAGCTCGCGGAGCTGGTGCGCCACTGGTTCGACATCCCGAAGGCTCCGCTGGTGCGCATCCGCGTGGGCGAAGCCCGCGAGGTCACCGAGAGCCTGAGCCCGGGTAGCCGCGACCTGATCATCCGGGACGTATTCGCCGGCAGCCGCACGCCGGAACCGCTGACCACGCTGCAGTTTACGGAGGCGGCCCGGCGGGTCCTGGCCCCGGGCGGGATCTACCTGGTCAACTGTGGAGACGCTCCCACGCTGCAGCGGGCCCGGGCCGAGGCGGCTACGATCGGCCGGGTCTTCCCGCACCAGGTCATCATCGCGGACCCGCCGATGCTCAAGGGCCGGCGCTACGGGAACGTGATTATCGCCGGCAGCGACGTCCCGCTGGGACAGGATCCGCAGCTGGTCCGCCGGCTGCTGGGCGGAGCCGTCCCGGCGACCCTGTGGCAGGAAGATGACGTGGCCGGTTTTGCCCACGGGTCAATAGTGCTCGAAGACTGGACCCCACCGTCGACCGCGACTTAG
- a CDS encoding HtaA domain-containing protein, which translates to MNEPAVNLHADADPPALPPLGLTWGIKRSFVRYLSGLPDAQVSATDGAEIVEGSLFNFQPAGGSFDAATRTGVLRFRGDVRLSGHYGMMFVQLLDPWVEFTADGAVLTIGEPGVDTRYPLATLQAAPDSPVDAEGGRLWEGVQTALSAAGSETFNDQYPAGQPMDPLFIRIPAPA; encoded by the coding sequence ATGAATGAGCCAGCCGTGAACCTTCACGCCGACGCAGACCCTCCCGCGCTGCCGCCGCTGGGCCTCACCTGGGGCATCAAGCGCAGCTTCGTCCGCTACCTCTCCGGCCTGCCCGACGCCCAGGTCTCCGCGACCGACGGAGCCGAGATCGTCGAAGGCAGCCTCTTCAACTTCCAGCCGGCCGGCGGCAGCTTCGACGCCGCCACCCGTACGGGCGTGCTGCGCTTCCGCGGCGACGTCCGGCTCAGCGGGCACTACGGCATGATGTTCGTCCAGCTGCTTGACCCGTGGGTGGAGTTCACCGCGGACGGTGCCGTCCTGACCATCGGCGAGCCCGGCGTCGACACCCGCTATCCGCTGGCCACCCTGCAGGCGGCGCCGGACTCCCCCGTCGACGCCGAGGGCGGCCGACTCTGGGAAGGCGTGCAGACCGCGCTGTCCGCCGCGGGATCCGAGACCTTCAACGACCAGTACCCCGCCGGCCAGCCGATGGACCCGCTGTTCATCCGGATCCCGGCGCCCGCCTAG
- a CDS encoding FAD-dependent monooxygenase encodes MSAAEAPIESTTTVVIGAGLPGLAVASELSRHGIPSVVLEGMGRAPRRRAGVPDSAAITERSELLRLLRGYASSHALDVRHSTVARSVKRGGAGSQWVIQTELGVLRADSLVITDCPQNQVRRFLRSAGISSGLDIVASLKALGIYLVGVTELLAPSTREIIRQAKVVSDSIAGGRLLLA; translated from the coding sequence GTGTCTGCAGCAGAAGCACCAATCGAGTCCACCACCACGGTGGTCATAGGAGCCGGTCTGCCCGGCCTCGCCGTCGCCAGTGAACTCAGCCGCCACGGGATTCCGTCGGTCGTGCTCGAGGGGATGGGGCGGGCTCCCCGCCGGCGGGCCGGCGTACCCGACTCGGCCGCCATCACGGAACGCTCCGAGCTGCTGCGGCTGCTGCGCGGCTACGCCTCCAGCCACGCCCTTGACGTGCGGCACAGCACGGTGGCCCGGAGCGTCAAGCGCGGCGGCGCCGGCAGCCAGTGGGTGATCCAGACGGAACTGGGCGTGCTGCGGGCCGATTCGCTGGTCATCACCGACTGCCCGCAGAACCAGGTGCGCCGCTTCCTGCGCAGCGCCGGCATCTCCTCGGGGCTGGACATCGTGGCCTCGCTGAAGGCGCTCGGCATCTACCTGGTGGGCGTGACGGAACTGCTGGCGCCGAGCACGCGGGAGATCATCCGGCAGGCCAAGGTGGTCAGCGACTCGATCGCCGGCGGCCGCCTGCTGCTGGCCTGA
- a CDS encoding O-methyltransferase yields the protein MSVSEENWLAVDRFLTDTLVGEDDVLAAAKEASSKGGLPQIEVSAPQGKLLMLLAKLTGARKVLEIGTLGAYSTTWLARGLPEDGEIITCEFEAKHAEVAQKNLERAGLAAKVSIQVGAALDTLPRLAADGAGPFDLVFIDADKVNNANYVEWALKLTRPGSLIVLDNVVRGGGVLDSGEGDDDDAAAVRGTRAALELLGSDERLEATAVQTLGSKGWDGFALARVK from the coding sequence ATGAGCGTGTCGGAAGAGAACTGGCTGGCGGTTGACCGCTTCCTGACGGACACCCTGGTGGGCGAGGACGACGTCCTGGCCGCGGCCAAGGAAGCCAGCTCGAAGGGCGGCCTGCCGCAGATCGAGGTCTCGGCCCCGCAGGGCAAGCTGCTGATGCTGCTGGCCAAGCTGACCGGGGCGCGCAAGGTGCTGGAGATCGGCACGCTCGGCGCGTACAGCACCACCTGGCTGGCCCGCGGCCTGCCGGAGGACGGCGAGATCATCACCTGCGAGTTCGAGGCGAAGCACGCGGAGGTGGCGCAGAAGAACCTGGAGCGCGCCGGCCTGGCCGCCAAGGTCAGCATCCAGGTGGGCGCGGCGCTGGACACGCTGCCCCGGCTCGCGGCGGACGGGGCCGGTCCCTTCGACCTGGTCTTCATCGACGCGGACAAGGTGAACAACGCCAACTACGTCGAGTGGGCGCTCAAGCTCACCCGGCCGGGCAGCCTGATCGTGCTGGACAACGTGGTCCGCGGCGGCGGCGTGCTGGACAGCGGCGAGGGGGACGACGACGACGCGGCGGCCGTGCGCGGGACCCGGGCCGCGCTGGAGCTGCTCGGCTCCGACGAGCGACTGGAGGCCACGGCGGTGCAGACCCTCGGGTCCAAGGGGTGGGACGGCTTCGCTCTCGCCCGGGTGAAATAG
- a CDS encoding copper resistance CopC family protein: MKSIPAAARYLLAALLAAALVLFPAAAAQAHDELAGHAPEQGERLDKMPDGVTLDFTGVPVALGSVVQIMDSSGTDWAEGDVQILDKRVTQPVKDGAPAGSYTVNWRVVSSDSHPIEGTFGFTVGAGSTPGPSTAPGAGAGTPQPLETGEANPVKEPGTEVAGQSVPWSVVAMAAVLVVLAVVIGVMAKRRLGRDEE, encoded by the coding sequence ATGAAGAGTATTCCGGCTGCCGCCCGGTACCTGCTGGCAGCGCTCCTGGCTGCCGCCCTCGTGCTTTTTCCTGCTGCCGCCGCACAGGCGCATGACGAGCTGGCGGGCCATGCCCCGGAACAGGGCGAAAGACTGGACAAGATGCCCGACGGCGTCACGCTCGACTTCACGGGAGTTCCCGTCGCGCTGGGTTCCGTGGTGCAGATCATGGACAGCTCCGGCACCGACTGGGCCGAGGGCGATGTGCAGATCCTGGACAAGCGCGTCACCCAGCCGGTCAAGGACGGCGCCCCGGCCGGCAGCTACACCGTCAACTGGCGCGTGGTCTCCTCCGACTCGCATCCGATCGAGGGAACCTTCGGGTTCACCGTGGGCGCGGGCAGCACTCCCGGACCCTCGACCGCTCCGGGCGCGGGTGCGGGCACGCCCCAGCCGCTGGAGACCGGCGAAGCGAATCCGGTCAAGGAACCGGGTACCGAGGTGGCCGGCCAGTCCGTGCCGTGGAGCGTGGTCGCCATGGCCGCCGTGCTGGTGGTGCTCGCGGTCGTTATCGGGGTGATGGCCAAGCGCCGCCTGGGCCGCGACGAGGAGTAG
- a CDS encoding NCS2 family permease, with product MPLQGTVRHRSGVPAKIDHYFEITRRGSNFSREIRGGLATFFAMSYIVVLNPLILGGADGNGDELGGARVAAVTALVAGVLTIIMGVWSKYPFALATGLGVNAFIAVTVASNPGLGWPDVMGLVVLSGITMFILVLTGFRTAVFKAVPASLKTAIVVGIGMFIALIGLVNAGFVRRIPDVAGTTVPVGLGFDGKLVGWPTLVFVFGLVLTIALLVRKVKGAILIGIVAATVFALIVEAVAHPGSQGAGVPTGWSLVTPSLPAWAAPDLSLIGQVNLFGAFGNLGVTAASLLAFAILLSIFFDAMGTMVGLANEAGLTDKDGNLPRVDRVLLVDAAGAIAGGGASVSSNQIYVESGAGIGEGARTGLASVVTGLLFVIAMFFTPLIYLVPFEAVAPALVVVGFMMVSQVGKIDWTDWGVAIPSFLTFTLMPFTYSIANGLGAGFVAYVLIRTFQGRAKQVHPLMWGVAAAFVLYFAIGPIEQALGMI from the coding sequence ATGCCCCTACAGGGAACGGTGCGCCACAGGTCCGGCGTACCCGCCAAGATCGACCACTACTTCGAGATCACCCGGCGGGGCTCCAACTTCTCGCGCGAAATCCGCGGCGGTCTCGCCACCTTCTTCGCCATGAGCTACATCGTGGTGCTGAACCCGCTGATCCTCGGCGGCGCGGACGGCAACGGCGACGAGCTCGGCGGGGCCCGGGTCGCCGCAGTCACCGCGCTGGTGGCCGGCGTGCTTACCATCATCATGGGTGTCTGGTCCAAGTACCCCTTCGCACTGGCCACCGGCCTGGGCGTCAACGCGTTCATCGCCGTGACCGTGGCGAGCAACCCGGGACTGGGCTGGCCAGACGTGATGGGCCTCGTCGTGCTCTCCGGCATCACGATGTTCATCCTCGTGCTCACCGGCTTCCGGACGGCGGTGTTCAAGGCCGTCCCGGCGAGCCTGAAAACGGCCATCGTGGTGGGCATCGGCATGTTCATCGCGCTGATCGGCCTGGTCAATGCCGGCTTCGTGCGCCGCATCCCGGATGTCGCCGGCACTACCGTCCCGGTCGGACTGGGCTTCGACGGCAAGCTGGTGGGCTGGCCGACGCTGGTGTTCGTGTTCGGCCTGGTGCTGACAATCGCGCTCTTGGTGCGCAAGGTTAAGGGCGCCATCCTGATCGGGATCGTGGCCGCCACCGTCTTCGCGCTGATCGTGGAGGCCGTGGCGCACCCGGGCTCGCAGGGCGCGGGCGTGCCGACCGGCTGGTCCCTGGTCACGCCGAGCCTGCCGGCCTGGGCCGCGCCGGACCTGAGCCTCATCGGGCAGGTGAACCTCTTCGGCGCCTTCGGAAATCTGGGCGTCACCGCCGCCAGCCTGCTGGCCTTCGCGATCCTGCTCAGCATCTTCTTCGATGCCATGGGCACCATGGTTGGCCTGGCTAACGAGGCGGGATTAACCGACAAGGACGGCAATCTTCCGCGCGTGGACCGGGTGCTGCTGGTGGACGCGGCGGGCGCGATTGCCGGCGGCGGGGCGTCCGTCTCCTCCAACCAAATCTACGTGGAATCCGGCGCGGGCATCGGCGAGGGCGCTCGCACCGGGCTGGCCAGCGTCGTGACCGGACTGCTCTTCGTCATCGCGATGTTCTTCACTCCGCTGATCTACCTGGTGCCGTTCGAGGCCGTGGCGCCGGCCCTCGTCGTCGTCGGTTTCATGATGGTAAGCCAGGTCGGCAAGATCGACTGGACGGACTGGGGCGTGGCGATCCCGTCCTTCCTGACGTTCACGCTCATGCCGTTCACCTATTCGATCGCCAACGGGCTGGGCGCCGGATTCGTCGCTTACGTGCTGATCCGGACGTTCCAGGGACGCGCCAAGCAGGTCCACCCGCTGATGTGGGGCGTCGCCGCGGCGTTTGTGCTGTACTTCGCCATCGGGCCGATCGAGCAGGCGCTGGGGATGATCTAG
- a CDS encoding thiamine-binding protein produces MLVAFSVAPSGPPATGPAPANASVHDAVAAAVKVVRESGLPNHTDSMFTTIEGEWDEVMDVVRRATEAVGHYGERVSLVLKADIRPGYYGELTGKVERLEAAIERRDGK; encoded by the coding sequence ATGCTTGTAGCCTTCTCAGTCGCCCCGTCCGGTCCGCCCGCCACCGGCCCCGCGCCGGCCAATGCCTCGGTGCATGACGCCGTGGCTGCTGCTGTGAAGGTGGTCCGCGAGTCCGGCCTGCCGAACCACACGGACTCGATGTTCACTACGATCGAGGGCGAGTGGGACGAGGTGATGGACGTGGTGCGCCGCGCCACGGAGGCCGTGGGGCACTACGGCGAACGGGTCTCGCTGGTGCTGAAGGCGGACATCCGGCCGGGCTACTACGGCGAGCTCACCGGCAAGGTTGAACGGCTGGAAGCGGCCATCGAAAGGCGGGACGGCAAATGA
- a CDS encoding DUF1876 domain-containing protein, whose amino-acid sequence MKEKRWSVDIVIDEHEGRTRAEARLQAEAATLKGTGLARLNPNDPDVPEIGDELATARALADLAHQLIEVTAADIEKVTKSPSDIKA is encoded by the coding sequence ATGAAAGAGAAGCGCTGGTCGGTGGATATCGTCATCGACGAACACGAAGGCCGCACCCGGGCCGAAGCCAGGCTGCAGGCCGAGGCGGCGACGCTGAAGGGCACGGGCCTGGCCCGGCTCAATCCCAACGATCCCGACGTTCCCGAGATCGGCGACGAGCTGGCCACCGCGCGGGCGCTGGCGGACCTGGCGCACCAGCTGATCGAGGTCACGGCCGCGGACATCGAAAAGGTGACCAAGTCGCCGTCGGACATTAAAGCCTGA
- a CDS encoding acetate/propionate family kinase, whose translation MLILIINSGSSSLKYQVRRMHPAGSGDPGGDVLAEGTIEQIGEGDVRDHGQALDAMVEKLEDGLGRVEFDAVGHRVVHGGGRFERHQLIDEDVLRAIEDLAPLAPLHNPPNAEGIRAAARKWPGLPQVAVFDTVFHATLPEHAWRYAVPGELQEKYGLRRYGFHGSSFEYVTREAARALGTPLEEFDAVVAHVGNGASATAISGGRSVDTSMGFTPLEGLVMGTRPGDLDPGLLLFLQREGYGADRLQELLNQESGLKALAGSNDMRRIVKAAEEGNGRAQMALAVASYRLAKYIGAYHVACGGAGALVFTAGVGEHSARFRALTVDRLGMLGIRLDPAANTAADDPREACTISAADSAIPVLVVPTDEEQVIAEATAAVVSSLQ comes from the coding sequence ATGCTCATCCTCATCATCAACTCCGGGTCCTCGTCGCTGAAGTACCAGGTGCGCCGGATGCACCCGGCGGGCTCCGGCGATCCGGGCGGCGACGTCCTGGCCGAAGGCACCATCGAGCAGATCGGCGAGGGCGATGTCCGCGACCATGGCCAGGCGCTGGACGCCATGGTGGAGAAGCTGGAAGACGGCCTCGGCCGGGTGGAGTTCGACGCGGTCGGGCACCGCGTGGTCCACGGCGGCGGCCGCTTCGAGAGGCACCAACTGATCGACGAGGACGTGCTGCGCGCCATCGAAGACCTCGCCCCGCTGGCGCCCCTGCACAATCCGCCCAACGCCGAGGGCATCCGCGCCGCCGCCAGGAAGTGGCCCGGCCTGCCGCAGGTGGCGGTGTTCGACACGGTCTTCCATGCCACGCTGCCCGAGCATGCCTGGCGCTACGCGGTGCCGGGCGAGCTGCAGGAGAAGTACGGCCTGCGCCGCTACGGCTTCCACGGCAGCAGCTTCGAATACGTCACCCGCGAGGCGGCGCGGGCGCTCGGCACGCCGCTGGAGGAGTTCGACGCCGTGGTCGCGCACGTGGGCAACGGCGCCTCCGCCACGGCCATCAGCGGCGGCCGAAGCGTGGACACGTCCATGGGCTTCACCCCGCTCGAGGGGCTGGTGATGGGCACCCGGCCCGGCGACCTGGACCCCGGGCTGCTGCTCTTCCTGCAGCGCGAGGGCTACGGCGCCGACCGGCTGCAGGAGCTGCTCAACCAGGAGAGCGGCCTGAAGGCGCTGGCCGGCAGCAACGACATGCGCCGTATCGTGAAGGCCGCCGAAGAGGGCAACGGCCGCGCCCAGATGGCGCTGGCGGTGGCGAGTTACCGGCTGGCCAAGTACATCGGCGCCTACCATGTGGCCTGCGGCGGCGCCGGCGCCCTGGTCTTCACCGCCGGCGTCGGCGAACATTCGGCAAGATTCCGCGCCCTGACCGTGGACCGACTCGGCATGCTCGGCATCCGCCTGGATCCCGCCGCCAACACCGCCGCGGACGACCCCCGGGAGGCCTGCACCATCAGCGCGGCGGACTCCGCCATCCCCGTGCTCGTGGTGCCCACGGACGAAGAACAGGTCATCGCCGAGGCGACCGCCGCCGTCGTCAGCTCCCTGCAATGA
- a CDS encoding zinc-binding dehydrogenase, with product MKAWQFTNTHEPLVLNEVDEPTAAPGGVVIDIKAAGLCHSDVGMLEDEGWLSTLAKRPITLGHEVAGVITEVGDGVTDWKVGDRVGFCPTTSVGAPGYSFDGGFSSKAAIDQEALVRIPDNVSFAQGAAGTDAGMTSHHAVIANGQVKAGDKVGIIGFGGLGSIGARVAVLAGAEVYVAEVNEKVWDQAKEVGATAVAKSITEFKEIGLDVIVDFAGFGTTTAQAIETVRRGGRVVQVGMGRLESTISTKTLILSEVTLIGSQGGTKEDVQGVYDFFATGKLHPTITEIDFEGIPEGIEKLKRGEVIGRLVAKIAD from the coding sequence ATGAAGGCATGGCAGTTCACCAACACCCACGAACCGCTGGTACTCAATGAAGTCGATGAGCCCACCGCCGCACCCGGTGGCGTAGTCATCGATATCAAGGCCGCGGGCCTGTGCCACTCGGATGTCGGCATGCTGGAGGACGAAGGCTGGCTCTCCACCCTGGCCAAGCGCCCGATCACCTTGGGCCACGAAGTAGCCGGCGTCATCACCGAAGTCGGCGACGGCGTCACGGACTGGAAGGTCGGCGACCGCGTGGGCTTCTGCCCGACCACCTCCGTCGGCGCACCCGGGTACTCCTTCGACGGAGGCTTCTCCTCCAAGGCCGCCATCGACCAGGAAGCGCTGGTCCGCATCCCTGACAACGTCTCGTTCGCCCAGGGCGCCGCAGGCACGGACGCCGGCATGACCAGCCACCATGCAGTCATCGCCAACGGCCAGGTAAAGGCCGGCGACAAGGTCGGCATTATCGGTTTCGGCGGACTCGGTTCCATCGGCGCCCGTGTGGCCGTGCTGGCCGGCGCCGAAGTGTACGTGGCCGAGGTCAACGAGAAGGTCTGGGACCAGGCCAAGGAAGTCGGGGCCACCGCGGTCGCCAAGTCCATCACCGAGTTCAAGGAGATCGGCCTGGACGTCATCGTTGACTTCGCCGGCTTCGGCACCACCACCGCCCAAGCCATCGAGACGGTCCGCCGCGGCGGCCGCGTGGTCCAGGTGGGGATGGGCCGGCTCGAATCCACCATCAGCACCAAGACCCTGATCCTGTCCGAGGTCACCCTCATCGGCTCGCAGGGCGGCACCAAGGAAGACGTCCAGGGCGTCTACGACTTCTTCGCCACCGGCAAGCTGCATCCGACCATCACCGAGATCGACTTCGAAGGCATTCCGGAGGGAATCGAGAAACTCAAGCGCGGCGAGGTCATCGGCCGGCTTGTTGCGAAGATCGCCGACTGA
- a CDS encoding universal stress protein, whose product MTEATSGGARGNLERRGIVVGVDGSDQSYCALAWAAREARQRRVPLHVVTAYTVPVFAASSMDAGYATLDDAVIREGAEAVLEQAVARVRGTDVEVLGSVETGDAAGVLLELSEQAELVVVGTRGRGGFMGRLLGSVSSAVPAHAKCPSVTIPLSCASRLEGVDIEPPKTREAPVRPEDVEKVVLVGVDGSEQARAATLVAAEQAARWGLPLRVVCALPPFTGSLAWVPAPLDREALYADIQAQLDAGVAWLSSHFPRLQITGEVQDGAPVELLIEATGKAELLVMGTRGRGGFAGMLLGSTSQGVLHHARGPVMVVPDVHDSRLEDRKKFGSLPDEA is encoded by the coding sequence ATGACAGAAGCAACATCCGGTGGTGCCCGCGGCAACCTGGAACGCCGAGGAATCGTGGTGGGGGTCGACGGCTCGGACCAGAGTTACTGCGCCCTCGCCTGGGCCGCCCGCGAGGCCCGCCAGCGCCGCGTCCCGCTTCATGTCGTTACCGCCTACACCGTGCCCGTCTTCGCCGCCTCCAGCATGGATGCCGGCTACGCGACACTCGATGACGCCGTGATCCGCGAAGGGGCGGAGGCGGTACTCGAGCAGGCCGTGGCCAGGGTCAGGGGAACGGACGTCGAGGTCCTCGGCAGCGTCGAGACCGGGGACGCAGCCGGCGTGCTGCTCGAACTGTCCGAGCAGGCCGAACTGGTGGTGGTGGGCACCCGCGGCCGCGGCGGATTCATGGGCCGCCTGCTGGGTTCCGTCAGCAGCGCCGTCCCCGCCCACGCCAAGTGTCCCTCCGTGACGATCCCGCTGTCCTGTGCGTCCCGGCTCGAGGGCGTGGACATCGAACCGCCCAAAACCAGGGAAGCCCCGGTGCGCCCGGAGGACGTCGAGAAGGTTGTGCTGGTCGGCGTCGACGGTTCGGAGCAGGCCCGCGCGGCTACGCTCGTGGCCGCCGAGCAGGCCGCCCGCTGGGGCCTGCCGCTGCGTGTTGTCTGCGCGCTGCCGCCGTTCACCGGATCGCTGGCCTGGGTGCCGGCACCGCTGGACCGCGAGGCCCTCTACGCAGACATCCAGGCACAACTCGATGCGGGCGTCGCCTGGCTCTCCAGCCATTTCCCGCGGCTGCAGATCACCGGCGAAGTCCAGGACGGGGCGCCGGTGGAACTGCTGATCGAAGCAACCGGCAAGGCCGAACTGCTGGTCATGGGCACGCGCGGCCGCGGAGGCTTCGCCGGCATGCTGCTCGGCTCCACCAGCCAGGGAGTGCTCCACCACGCCCGCGGCCCGGTCATGGTGGTCCCGGACGTGCACGATTCCCGGCTGGAGGACCGCAAGAAGTTCGGCTCGCTGCCGGACGAGGCCTGA